AGTACTCCCTGCTTGTTGAAGCAATAAAATCAAACTCCTTAGAAAATACATATACTATTGTTGAGCGCTTAGCACTGGAAGTTATTTCCGAATTAGTTCAAGGAAATTCAATGATACTTAAAGATAAAAAGTGTTTGATAAATTTTTTATACTATATTGGACATCAAATTACGCGAACAAAAGCATTTAAAGACAAATGCTTGGCTGCGTTAAAAGACGATGGCCGATTATTTAATTTATGGGAAAAAAACTGGTGGTTTGTAAGCTATATGCTTGGTATTAATCTAGGCCATAGTTTATACCAAAACAATACAATAGATACACATATTTTTATAGAAAACAATACAAACATACCGTTTATAACAAGTGATTCCCCTGCAGTTAACATACATTCATCCCTAGAGAAGCTCAAAGAAAATGAATCTCCTCAATTTATGGATTTATACTTTCCCCTTTCCCCAAAATACGCTT
This genomic window from Sulfurospirillum tamanense contains:
- a CDS encoding DUF4238 domain-containing protein codes for the protein MEKFMQIKKNHHYVWAYYLKSWADENKELFYISKKGKISKDNIKGLAKDTSFYKIHSLNNEDINFIKQLSAISPKFLRDIHNSQLKFFQKLLFIENFPINPKYSKEYSLLVEAIKSNSLENTYTIVERLALEVISELVQGNSMILKDKKCLINFLYYIGHQITRTKAFKDKCLAALKDDGRLFNLWEKNWWFVSYMLGINLGHSLYQNNTIDTHIFIENNTNIPFITSDSPAVNIHSSLEKLKENESPQFMDLYFPLSPKYAYMICDSNDYENLKDFVSEKDVVSLNERIYTKSHKTVFSNPRRRL